A region from the Clostridium beijerinckii genome encodes:
- the asnB gene encoding asparagine synthase (glutamine-hydrolyzing) has translation MCGIVGLVNFKEDIVKDKEILEKMIKTLERRGPDSKGYYISKNVLLGHRRLIVVDPEGGMQPMTKIVQDKKYTLVYNGELYNTEDLRKELKDNGFTFDSYSDTEVLLTAYIYWGKECVNKLIGIFAFGIFDEYKKEVFLARDQMGVKPLFYTVNNNTLIFGSEIKTILANPRIKREVDREGLTELFGLGPATIPGSAIFKNIKEIAPANCLLISSDNNIKTWEYWTVQAREFHETPEEAIIHTRELLIDAIKRQLVGDVPVCTLLSGGLDSSIISMIAAEEFKKQGKTLTTYSIDYENNEKYFKSSLFQPTSDEYWAEEMSKFIGSNHRKVVLDHTDLAVALKDAVISRDLPGMADIDSSMLLFCKEIRKDFVVGLTGECADEIFGGYPWFTRDEMFYLDTFPWSRFVSDRKAIVNKSLKNMPLEDLVRTQYEKSLSKVPHLDGESKRDYRMREVSYLNLKWFMVQLLTRKDRVSMYNSLEARVPFADIRLVDYAFNLPADIKLYKGREKGLLRAAFEGMLPNDIIYRKKSPYPKTHNPIYTDIVCDMMTHILDDKSSSIHEVIDDKVIREIVQTKGKSYKSPWYGQLMTGPQLIAYLIQVNIWIKEYNVNILI, from the coding sequence ATGTGTGGAATTGTGGGACTCGTAAATTTCAAAGAAGATATAGTAAAAGATAAAGAAATATTAGAAAAAATGATAAAGACATTGGAGAGAAGAGGTCCAGATTCTAAAGGATATTATATCTCTAAAAATGTTTTGTTAGGGCATAGAAGGCTAATTGTAGTAGATCCAGAGGGTGGCATGCAGCCAATGACTAAAATAGTCCAAGATAAAAAATATACATTAGTTTATAATGGAGAACTTTATAATACAGAAGATTTAAGAAAAGAATTAAAAGATAACGGATTTACCTTTGATTCTTATTCTGATACTGAAGTATTACTTACAGCTTATATTTATTGGGGTAAAGAATGTGTTAATAAATTAATAGGTATTTTTGCTTTTGGAATTTTTGATGAATATAAAAAAGAAGTATTTTTGGCTAGAGATCAAATGGGAGTTAAGCCCTTGTTTTATACTGTGAATAACAATACTCTTATCTTTGGATCAGAAATAAAAACTATTTTAGCAAATCCCAGAATTAAAAGGGAAGTTGATAGAGAGGGATTAACTGAGCTTTTTGGACTCGGACCTGCTACAATACCAGGAAGTGCAATATTTAAAAATATAAAAGAAATTGCACCTGCAAATTGTCTTTTAATTTCCAGTGATAATAATATTAAAACTTGGGAATATTGGACAGTGCAAGCAAGGGAATTTCATGAAACTCCAGAAGAAGCAATAATTCATACAAGGGAATTATTAATAGATGCAATAAAAAGACAATTAGTTGGTGATGTACCAGTTTGTACATTATTATCAGGTGGATTGGACTCTTCAATTATTTCAATGATAGCTGCAGAAGAATTTAAAAAACAAGGAAAGACACTTACTACTTATTCTATTGATTATGAAAATAATGAAAAGTATTTTAAATCATCATTATTTCAACCCACATCAGATGAATATTGGGCAGAAGAAATGTCTAAATTTATTGGTAGCAATCATAGAAAAGTAGTTTTAGATCATACAGATTTGGCAGTAGCACTAAAAGATGCTGTAATTTCAAGAGATTTACCAGGCATGGCAGATATTGATTCATCTATGCTTTTGTTCTGCAAAGAAATTCGTAAAGATTTTGTAGTTGGTCTGACAGGAGAATGTGCTGATGAAATTTTTGGAGGATATCCTTGGTTTACAAGAGATGAAATGTTCTATTTAGATACATTTCCATGGTCAAGATTTGTTAGTGACAGAAAAGCAATAGTTAATAAGAGTTTAAAGAATATGCCACTAGAAGATTTGGTTAGAACACAATATGAAAAATCCTTAAGTAAAGTACCTCATCTTGATGGTGAAAGCAAACGAGATTATAGAATGAGGGAGGTATCTTATCTAAACTTAAAATGGTTTATGGTACAACTCCTTACTAGAAAAGATAGGGTTAGTATGTATAATAGTTTAGAGGCAAGAGTTCCATTCGCAGATATTAGATTAGTAGATTATGCTTTTAATTTACCTGCAGATATAAAATTGTATAAGGGAAGGGAAAAGGGATTACTTCGAGCAGCCTTTGAAGGAATGTTACCAAATGACATTATATACAGAAAGAAGAGTCCTTATCCAAAGACACATAATCCAATATATACAGATATAGTATGTGACATGATGACACATATATTAGACGACAAATCATCATCAATTCATGAAGTAATTGATGATAAAGTAATTAGAGAAATTGTACAAACTAAAGGAAAATCCTATAAATCACCATGGTATGGACAACTAATGACAGGACCACAATTAATTGCTTATTTAATTCAAGTAAATATTTGGATTAAAGAATATAATGTAAATATATTGATATAG
- a CDS encoding ABC transporter permease, translating to MMKYTWKSKLYTLLSCIFFMGAWQLIAILINNDIYIPTIQQIIEAIGIIFKEQDFSEIILSSFYRTMISYLLALIFSMILGVLGAVYPFFKYLMQPINSFGKTIPTMVLVVLSLVWFDKDKTPFVVGFAITFPILYEGIRNSIMQIDKKIIDMTKIYEVSLKDKIKKIYLPVMKFYFMSIFVSTFSLTFKVVIAGEVHGQPKFGIGSQIQLEKVNFNTTGIFAWIVIIVIISLFLELINKLLKEKIYRWTK from the coding sequence ATGATGAAATATACATGGAAAAGTAAATTATATACTTTATTATCATGTATATTTTTCATGGGAGCATGGCAGTTAATTGCAATATTAATTAATAATGATATATATATTCCAACAATACAACAAATAATTGAAGCTATCGGGATTATTTTTAAAGAACAAGATTTCTCGGAAATTATTTTAAGTAGTTTCTATAGAACTATGATTAGTTACCTTTTAGCTTTAATTTTCTCTATGATTTTAGGGGTACTCGGAGCTGTGTATCCATTTTTCAAATATTTAATGCAACCTATAAATTCATTTGGTAAAACAATTCCAACTATGGTTCTTGTTGTTCTTTCATTAGTATGGTTTGATAAAGATAAAACTCCTTTTGTAGTTGGATTTGCTATTACTTTTCCAATACTCTATGAGGGAATAAGAAACAGTATTATGCAGATAGATAAAAAAATAATTGATATGACAAAGATATATGAAGTTAGCTTAAAAGATAAAATTAAAAAAATATATCTTCCAGTCATGAAATTTTATTTTATGAGTATTTTTGTCTCAACATTCTCATTAACTTTTAAAGTGGTAATTGCTGGAGAGGTACACGGTCAACCAAAGTTTGGAATAGGATCTCAAATACAGTTAGAAAAAGTAAACTTTAATACAACGGGAATTTTTGCATGGATTGTAATTATTGTTATCATATCTTTGTTTTTAGAACTAATAAATAAGTTGTTGAAGGAAAAAATATATAGGTGGACGAAATGA
- a CDS encoding DUF327 domain-containing protein produces MEIGRVRRGNVTSERKIVSEKKDFSQSFSQERHKKSEEQLNRMIEDIKKRGSKLITTKTYVDVIMYKKMIKEYLESILKFMYETKKDISFWQTQYFITVDTVDNKLEELTKALLSDEKDNINIASTIDEIQGMIVDIYR; encoded by the coding sequence ATGGAAATAGGGAGAGTAAGAAGAGGAAATGTAACATCTGAAAGAAAAATTGTTTCAGAAAAAAAAGACTTTTCTCAAAGTTTTAGTCAAGAAAGACATAAAAAATCAGAGGAACAGCTAAATAGGATGATAGAAGACATAAAAAAAAGAGGTAGTAAGCTAATAACTACTAAGACTTATGTTGATGTAATTATGTATAAGAAGATGATAAAGGAATATTTAGAATCAATACTAAAATTTATGTATGAAACAAAAAAAGATATTAGTTTTTGGCAAACTCAATATTTTATAACTGTTGATACGGTTGATAATAAACTTGAAGAATTAACGAAAGCTTTACTTTCAGATGAAAAAGACAATATAAATATTGCATCAACAATAGATGAAATACAAGGAATGATAGTGGATATATATAGATAG
- a CDS encoding thiamine ABC transporter permease yields MIKKFISFYKPYKLLFTLDLVVAFIASLCDLVYPMMTRQLVNDSIPNKDLRLIIIFAITLLIIFIIKAACGYFMQYWGHVVGVRMQGDMRRHIFRHLQKLPNRFFDNNKTGDIMSRIINDLMDISELAHHGPEDLFISIVMLIGSFAILCTINIPLTILIFAFIPFIVWFTLHQRKRMNKAFLETKVETGVVNASLENSISGIKISKAFVSHVSEEEKFEKGNAKFITAREKAYKVMAEYSSGSGFGIDILNYVGLIGGGVFTLIGFISVGDFLAYMLFIKLFTEPIKKLINFMEQFQNGITGFQRYLEIMGEDKEKDKENAIDLKNVEGEIEFKNVDFSYEGKNVLKDISVKISKGKMLALVGESGGGKTTFCNLIPRFYELERGDILIDDKSIYDIKLESLRENIGIVQQEVFLFTGTIRDNILYGKIDATEEELLRATKMANIDEFINTLPEGYDTYIGERGVKLSGGQKQRISIARVFLKNPPILILDEATSALDNATERIIQESLEKLCSGRTTIVVAHRLSTIKNADEIIVLGKEGIIEQGTHEKLMEKQGEYSKLHKLATI; encoded by the coding sequence ATGATAAAGAAATTTATTTCATTTTACAAACCATATAAATTATTATTTACTTTAGATTTAGTAGTAGCATTTATCGCATCTTTATGCGATTTAGTATATCCTATGATGACAAGGCAACTTGTCAATGATTCAATTCCTAATAAAGATTTAAGATTGATTATTATTTTTGCAATAACATTACTTATAATTTTTATAATCAAAGCTGCGTGTGGATATTTTATGCAGTATTGGGGGCATGTTGTAGGTGTTAGAATGCAAGGGGATATGCGAAGACATATATTTAGGCATCTTCAAAAATTGCCAAATAGATTTTTTGACAATAACAAGACAGGGGATATAATGTCTAGAATTATTAATGATTTAATGGACATTTCTGAGCTTGCTCATCATGGGCCAGAAGATTTATTTATATCGATTGTTATGCTTATAGGTTCATTTGCAATATTATGTACAATTAATATACCTCTTACAATATTAATTTTTGCATTTATACCTTTTATAGTATGGTTTACTTTGCATCAAAGAAAGAGAATGAATAAAGCATTTTTGGAAACTAAAGTAGAAACAGGAGTTGTTAATGCAAGTCTTGAAAATAGTATTTCAGGAATAAAAATATCGAAGGCATTTGTAAGTCATGTGTCTGAAGAAGAAAAATTTGAAAAGGGTAATGCAAAATTTATTACTGCTAGAGAGAAAGCTTATAAAGTGATGGCTGAGTATTCTTCAGGTTCTGGATTTGGAATAGATATATTAAATTATGTAGGGTTAATAGGCGGTGGTGTATTTACACTGATTGGATTTATAAGTGTTGGTGACTTTTTAGCATATATGCTATTTATAAAGTTATTTACTGAACCAATAAAAAAGCTAATTAATTTTATGGAACAATTTCAAAATGGAATTACAGGTTTCCAAAGATATTTAGAAATAATGGGTGAAGATAAAGAAAAAGATAAAGAAAATGCAATTGACCTTAAAAATGTAGAAGGAGAAATAGAATTTAAAAATGTAGATTTCAGTTATGAAGGGAAAAATGTTTTAAAGGATATTTCTGTTAAAATAAGTAAAGGGAAAATGTTAGCTCTAGTTGGAGAATCTGGTGGAGGCAAAACGACTTTTTGTAATCTTATTCCTAGGTTTTATGAACTAGAAAGAGGAGATATTTTAATTGATGATAAAAGTATTTATGATATTAAATTAGAATCACTTAGAGAAAATATCGGAATAGTTCAACAGGAAGTATTTTTATTTACAGGAACCATTAGAGATAATATATTATATGGTAAGATAGATGCAACTGAAGAAGAACTACTAAGAGCCACTAAAATGGCTAATATTGATGAATTTATAAATACTTTACCAGAAGGATATGATACTTATATTGGTGAAAGAGGCGTAAAATTATCAGGAGGACAAAAACAACGTATTTCTATTGCAAGAGTTTTTCTTAAAAATCCACCAATACTCATATTGGATGAAGCAACTTCAGCTTTAGACAATGCAACTGAACGTATAATTCAAGAATCATTAGAAAAACTATGTTCAGGAAGAACAACAATAGTAGTAGCACATAGGTTATCTACTATTAAAAATGCAGATGAAATTATTGTTCTTGGTAAGGAAGGAATAATAGAACAAGGTACTCATGAAAAACTAATGGAGAAACAAGGCGAATATAGTAAATTACATAAGTTGGCAACCATATAA
- a CDS encoding branched chain amino acid aminotransferase, whose amino-acid sequence MGKKADIDWGKLGFSYIKTDLRYISVWKDGKWDDGKLTEDNTLHMSEASTVLHYGQSSFEGLKAYTTKEGKIQLFRPDRNAARMNESCDKLLMPNIPEEKFIDAVKQVVKANEKYVPPYGTGATLYIRPVIMGVGDNIGVKPASEYIFTIFCMPVGPYFSGGLKPCNFIVEEEFDRAAPHGTGKQKVGGNYAASLQSHKKAAEGGYADCIYLDPATHTKIDEVGAANFIGITKKGEFVTPNSSSILPSITKYSLLYLAEHYLKMPVYERDVFVDNLDEFAEAGACGTAAVITPIGAIDYKGTRHVFHSETEVGPVIKKLYDTLYGIQLGDVEAPEGWMYEVE is encoded by the coding sequence ATGGGGAAAAAAGCTGATATCGACTGGGGTAAATTAGGATTTTCTTATATAAAAACAGATCTTCGTTATATTTCAGTTTGGAAAGATGGGAAATGGGATGACGGAAAACTTACTGAAGATAATACTCTTCATATGAGTGAAGCTTCTACTGTTCTTCACTATGGTCAAAGTTCTTTCGAAGGACTTAAGGCATATACAACAAAGGAAGGTAAAATCCAATTATTTAGACCTGACAGAAATGCGGCTCGTATGAATGAAAGTTGTGATAAATTACTTATGCCAAATATTCCTGAAGAAAAATTTATTGATGCTGTTAAACAAGTTGTAAAAGCCAATGAAAAGTATGTGCCACCATATGGCACTGGTGCTACTTTATATATTAGACCTGTTATTATGGGCGTTGGAGATAATATTGGTGTAAAACCTGCATCAGAATATATATTTACAATATTCTGTATGCCAGTAGGTCCTTATTTTTCAGGTGGTTTAAAACCATGTAATTTTATTGTTGAAGAGGAATTTGATAGAGCCGCTCCTCATGGTACTGGTAAACAAAAAGTTGGTGGTAACTATGCTGCATCACTGCAATCTCATAAAAAGGCTGCAGAAGGTGGATATGCCGATTGTATTTACTTAGATCCTGCTACTCATACAAAAATTGATGAAGTTGGAGCAGCAAACTTCATTGGAATAACTAAAAAAGGTGAATTCGTAACACCTAACTCATCTTCAATTTTACCAAGTATAACAAAATATTCTTTACTTTATCTTGCTGAACATTATTTAAAAATGCCAGTTTATGAAAGAGATGTTTTTGTTGATAATTTAGATGAATTTGCAGAAGCTGGAGCATGTGGTACTGCTGCTGTAATAACTCCAATTGGTGCTATTGATTATAAAGGTACAAGACATGTATTCCATAGCGAAACTGAAGTTGGTCCAGTAATTAAAAAATTATATGATACCCTTTATGGAATTCAACTTGGCGATGTTGAAGCACCTGAAGGTTGGATGTACGAAGTAGAATAA
- a CDS encoding calcium-translocating P-type ATPase, PMCA-type — translation MWFDKTSQDILQKFSVDQNTGLSELEAKQRLKEHGENKLNSQKKKSIFQLFLSQINDVMIYILLGAAILSAFMKEYSDAVIILIVILINALIGVIQESKAEKSLEALKKLSTPKAIVKRDGNIKEIPSEEVVVGDIVILDAGRYIPADLRLIESSNLKIDESAFTGESVPAEKNSNVLNSAENIPIGDQLNMAFMSTLVTYGRGTGVVINTGMNTEIGKIADLLNKEEDNTTPLQKRLASLGKTLGFGAVGICLLIFIISMFQGRDWFEMLLTAISLAVAAIPEGLPAIVAIVLAIGVQRMIKQNSIIKKLPAVETLGSVNIICSDKTGTLTLNVMTIKKCCINNEILSVDDCDLANHDTKLLFEGMILCNDATSKNGSKTGDPTEIALLDAGIKFDLYKEDLNSLHERVNEVPFDSDRKLMTTVNKYETQFKVFTKGAIDNLLKLSNKILLNGEIIDFTQDKKDQILKFSNLMSDEALRVLGLGYKDIPDENINLNSLEKDLIFIGLMGMIDPPRQEVKPSIALCKQAGITPIMITGDHKNTAFAIASELGIAENLNECMIGSEIDTYSDEDFNKIVNNYKIFARVSPENKVKIVKAFKSHGNIVSMTGDGVNDAPSLKAADIGVAMGITGTDVAKGAADMILTDDNFTTIVSAVEEGRNIYNNIRKSIMFLLACNLGEIVALFIAILFNLNPPLLPIHILWVNLITDSFPALSLGVDPKDSSVMDYPPRNPKESLFANHMGLFLGLNGVLIGAVTLIAFKVGERLYMNSLVHAQTLAFVVLSFSQLFFSLSMRSKEKSLFRIGFFTNKYLLASILLGILIQFFIIIIPFFAQVFNVFTLNARDWILVTFISLIPFVVNELFKLIKYRK, via the coding sequence ATGTGGTTTGATAAAACTTCACAAGACATTTTGCAGAAATTTAGCGTTGACCAAAATACTGGTCTTTCTGAATTAGAAGCAAAACAAAGACTTAAAGAACATGGAGAAAATAAATTAAACTCTCAAAAGAAAAAAAGCATTTTTCAACTTTTCTTATCTCAAATAAATGATGTTATGATTTATATACTTTTAGGTGCAGCTATTCTTTCTGCTTTTATGAAGGAATATAGTGATGCTGTTATTATTTTGATTGTAATTTTAATAAACGCACTCATAGGAGTTATCCAAGAGTCAAAGGCAGAAAAATCACTTGAGGCGTTAAAAAAATTATCTACACCTAAAGCAATAGTAAAAAGAGATGGAAATATTAAAGAGATTCCATCTGAAGAAGTTGTTGTAGGAGATATTGTTATTTTGGATGCTGGCAGATATATCCCTGCTGATCTAAGACTAATTGAAAGTTCTAATTTAAAAATTGATGAATCAGCTTTTACTGGTGAATCAGTTCCAGCTGAAAAAAATAGTAATGTTCTAAATTCAGCTGAAAATATCCCTATAGGAGATCAACTGAATATGGCATTTATGTCCACTTTAGTTACTTACGGGCGTGGTACTGGAGTCGTTATAAATACTGGTATGAATACTGAAATAGGTAAAATAGCAGATTTATTAAATAAAGAAGAGGATAATACTACTCCTCTTCAAAAAAGGTTAGCTTCACTTGGAAAGACTTTAGGGTTTGGAGCTGTTGGAATTTGCTTATTAATATTTATAATTTCTATGTTTCAAGGTAGAGATTGGTTTGAAATGCTCTTAACCGCTATAAGCCTAGCTGTTGCTGCAATTCCGGAAGGACTTCCCGCTATAGTTGCCATAGTTTTAGCTATAGGTGTTCAAAGGATGATAAAACAAAATTCTATAATTAAGAAACTTCCAGCTGTTGAAACTCTTGGCTCTGTAAATATAATATGTTCTGATAAAACTGGAACTTTAACTTTAAATGTAATGACAATAAAAAAGTGCTGTATAAATAATGAAATTTTATCTGTTGATGATTGTGATTTAGCTAATCATGATACCAAATTATTATTTGAAGGTATGATTTTATGTAATGATGCTACTTCAAAGAATGGTTCAAAAACAGGTGATCCTACTGAAATAGCTCTTTTAGATGCAGGAATTAAGTTTGATCTATATAAGGAAGATTTAAATTCACTTCATGAAAGAGTTAATGAGGTTCCATTCGATTCAGACAGAAAATTAATGACTACGGTAAATAAATATGAAACACAATTTAAGGTTTTTACAAAAGGTGCTATTGATAATTTACTTAAACTTTCAAATAAAATATTATTAAACGGAGAAATTATTGATTTTACACAAGATAAAAAAGATCAAATACTTAAATTTTCTAATTTAATGTCTGATGAAGCTTTAAGAGTTCTTGGTTTAGGCTATAAAGATATACCTGACGAAAATATCAACTTAAATTCATTAGAAAAAGATTTGATTTTTATTGGGCTAATGGGAATGATAGATCCACCTAGACAAGAAGTTAAACCTTCCATTGCTTTATGTAAACAAGCAGGTATAACCCCTATTATGATAACCGGAGATCATAAAAATACTGCTTTTGCCATTGCTAGCGAACTTGGTATCGCAGAAAATTTAAATGAATGTATGATTGGAAGCGAAATTGATACTTATAGCGATGAAGACTTTAATAAAATAGTTAATAATTATAAAATTTTTGCTAGAGTTTCACCTGAAAATAAAGTTAAAATTGTAAAAGCATTTAAATCCCATGGAAATATTGTATCCATGACTGGTGATGGTGTTAATGATGCACCTTCACTAAAAGCTGCTGATATAGGTGTTGCTATGGGTATTACTGGAACTGATGTAGCTAAAGGTGCTGCTGATATGATTTTAACAGATGATAATTTCACCACTATAGTGAGCGCAGTCGAAGAAGGTAGAAATATTTATAATAATATAAGAAAATCTATAATGTTTCTACTAGCTTGTAACTTAGGTGAAATAGTTGCACTCTTTATAGCAATTTTGTTTAACTTAAATCCACCACTATTACCAATTCATATTTTATGGGTAAATTTAATAACTGATAGTTTTCCTGCTCTTTCCCTTGGTGTAGATCCAAAAGATTCAAGTGTTATGGATTATCCTCCTAGAAATCCAAAGGAATCTCTTTTTGCCAATCACATGGGATTGTTTTTAGGATTAAACGGAGTATTAATCGGAGCAGTAACCTTAATTGCTTTCAAAGTTGGTGAAAGATTATATATGAATTCTTTAGTTCATGCGCAAACTTTGGCATTTGTTGTTTTAAGTTTTTCTCAATTATTTTTCTCGCTTTCTATGAGAAGTAAGGAAAAATCGCTTTTCAGAATTGGATTTTTTACAAATAAGTATTTATTAGCTTCAATTTTGCTTGGAATATTAATTCAATTTTTTATTATTATAATTCCTTTCTTTGCTCAAGTATTTAATGTATTTACTTTAAATGCTAGAGATTGGATTCTCGTTACTTTTATATCACTTATACCTTTTGTAGTTAATGAATTATTTAAACTAATAAAATATCGTAAGTAG
- a CDS encoding ABC transporter, producing the protein MNISIRNLNKSYENEVIFKNFNLDFCDEKVNCIIGKSGCGKSTLLNIIAGLTQIQNGEISGISLSDISYVFQEDRLIEWLTVRENLELALKKYFDNSILQVKIDDVLKLVGIYDIKNKYPSALSGGMKQRVNIARAFGKPSKLILMDEPFKSLDYKLKYTIIDEFKNLLNKEKRMVILVTHDLDEAIYFQGNIIVFSNKPVRIKGIFNKNLNKCKNEILEIM; encoded by the coding sequence ATGAACATAAGTATCAGAAATTTAAATAAATCCTATGAAAATGAAGTAATATTTAAGAACTTTAATTTGGATTTTTGTGACGAAAAGGTAAATTGTATAATAGGAAAGTCAGGATGTGGAAAAAGCACTTTATTAAACATAATAGCAGGACTCACCCAGATACAAAATGGAGAGATAAGTGGAATATCATTAAGCGATATAAGTTATGTATTTCAAGAAGATAGATTAATAGAGTGGCTTACTGTTAGAGAAAACTTGGAACTTGCGTTAAAGAAATATTTTGACAATTCCATTCTGCAGGTGAAAATTGATGATGTTTTAAAATTAGTAGGTATTTACGATATAAAAAACAAATATCCAAGTGCACTAAGTGGAGGAATGAAGCAACGAGTTAATATAGCAAGAGCATTTGGAAAACCATCAAAACTAATTCTAATGGATGAACCATTTAAATCTTTAGATTATAAATTAAAATATACTATAATAGATGAATTTAAGAATTTGCTTAATAAAGAAAAAAGAATGGTTATTTTAGTTACTCATGATTTAGATGAGGCAATATATTTCCAAGGAAATATAATAGTATTTAGCAATAAGCCAGTGCGAATAAAAGGAATATTTAATAAAAATTTAAATAAATGCAAGAATGAAATTCTAGAAATTATGTAG
- a CDS encoding ABC transporter substrate-binding protein, whose product MKKKLSLILVIVLAMLTFIGCGNSNTTQSEATKNTAETKEINFMAPDGLPAIAVAKLIKEKPEVKAGYNINYTIEKSSESLVTSVMKSEPDIAIVPSNVAATVFNKNKEYKIAGTVGFGSFYIGSTNENQTFEDLKGKEVYNIGKGLTPDIIAKTILKDKGIDVDKDINFSYVDGVNELAPIILAGKTQYAIIPEPALSTVQSKNEKFSVILDLNEEWKKINNSEYGYPQSTIIVKKDLSENHKAFVKEFLAQVKAGTEWLYTDKETLGTYCEEIGVSAKKPIIIKSIDKSNIKYVDIKDSYREYKTYFQKLNEFDSKTIGGSIPDDEIYMEK is encoded by the coding sequence ATGAAAAAGAAATTATCGTTAATTTTAGTTATAGTATTAGCAATGTTAACATTTATAGGGTGTGGAAATAGTAACACAACTCAAAGTGAGGCTACAAAGAATACAGCAGAAACTAAGGAAATTAATTTTATGGCACCGGATGGACTTCCAGCTATAGCTGTAGCTAAGCTTATAAAGGAAAAACCAGAAGTTAAAGCTGGATACAATATTAATTATACAATTGAAAAGAGTTCAGAAAGTTTAGTAACTAGTGTTATGAAGAGTGAACCAGACATAGCAATAGTACCATCAAATGTGGCAGCTACTGTATTTAATAAGAATAAAGAATATAAGATAGCAGGGACTGTTGGATTTGGATCATTTTATATAGGCTCAACTAATGAAAATCAAACTTTTGAAGATTTAAAGGGAAAAGAAGTTTATAACATAGGTAAGGGTTTAACACCAGATATAATTGCAAAAACAATACTTAAAGATAAAGGTATTGATGTAGATAAAGATATTAATTTTAGTTATGTAGATGGAGTAAATGAGCTTGCACCAATAATTTTAGCTGGGAAGACACAATATGCAATAATACCAGAACCGGCGTTATCTACAGTCCAAAGCAAAAATGAAAAGTTTAGTGTAATATTAGATTTAAATGAAGAGTGGAAAAAAATTAATAACTCAGAATATGGATATCCACAATCAACAATTATAGTTAAAAAGGATTTAAGTGAAAACCATAAGGCATTTGTAAAAGAATTTTTAGCACAAGTTAAAGCTGGAACTGAGTGGTTATATACAGATAAGGAAACTCTAGGGACGTATTGTGAAGAAATAGGAGTTTCAGCTAAAAAGCCAATAATAATAAAATCTATTGATAAATCAAATATAAAATATGTAGATATAAAGGATTCTTATAGAGAATATAAAACCTATTTTCAAAAACTAAATGAATTTGATTCAAAGACAATAGGAGGAAGTATACCAGATGATGAAATATACATGGAAAAGTAA